The region ACCACTGATCATACCCAACACATAAtgcatttctcttcttccttaacGCTACTACCATACATCCCAGTATTTCTTGTGGCAGGCATCATCCGTTCATTTGACACCAAATGTCAAAATACCTCCCCGAACTATGTCTCCAATGCTTCAAACTTCACTCTCTTCCCCAGGAAGCTGCTCTATTCCTTCCATAGCAATTATCTCTCTAAATATATCTTAATTAATCCTTATTGTTGCTTAGTATCACCTATTAGAATATAGACACTCTGAGAACAGGAAACCCATCTACAATTGCCCGTCTAGCCTAAAGTGTGTAGGAGTGTTTCCTCTCAGAAACATTCAAAACTtggcccctggtggctcagtcagttaagcatctgactcttactTTCAGGATgcactcagcgggagtctgcttatctccttctctctctctctctctctctctctctccctctctcggcCCGTTCCTCTGCTTGTGCGTGCGCATGCCCTcgctttctctcgctctcaatttctctcaaataaaataaataaaccataaaaACATTCAAAACTATTTGTAAATCAGGTGACTTCAATCAATTTCTTAATCTCAAAATTCCAAACAAATATATTCACACTTCCTTCAAAATGCACATGATACAATACCACATTTGGCTTCTGATTTAGCTTTTCCTTAGTTCTTCACGAGTCACCTGAGTCGGCTTCTAATCTCTCATTAATCCTGGGAACTCTCTCTTCCATGCCCTTCATCCGTCCATTCAGCACTCAGACCACACCTCCTCTCCCTTGGGCTCTGTCACAACCACCTGAACAGGTGTCattccttctcccctttccctcaaCCCCAGCTTCATTTTGAACACAGTGTGATTTCCAGGGCACAGTTCCCGAAATACTATGTGCTTTCTGTTGCGTTGTGGGTGCCTGTACATGAGGGATTTGAGAAATAGGTGGAGAAGACATTCTCTCTGATGCGTGTCGAGAAGTAATGCTTGTGTTATCTCAAGGAAGAGCCCCCAGGTTCATGCAACGTATCGTCAGCCCAATGTTCAAGAGAGGTCCTAAAACCTCAAAAACAGGAGTAATTCACAAGCAAGAACGCAGAGATTTGTTCGAAGcaaagaactatttttattgagAATAAGTTTTTTGTCCAACAGTGGGAGGTTAGGATCAATGGCATAGTCACAACACAGAATCCAGATTGAGAGAACAATGACCAACATTTGGGAAAGAGTCAGATGATACCACAAAGCCTGGAGCCTCAAGATGCCATCCTAATAGATGTTGCCTGGGGGTGAAAGCCTCTGTCAAGCATACAATTTCCTGGATGTAGAATACTCGAGGTATGGATCCTTGCTTCAGTTGTGGCTTTGGTTCTGTCATTTCAGAAGCAAATGGGGCTTGGAGAATGATGGTCTAGCAGCAAGAAGAGTAACACCTTCTGTAGCAAAATGGCCGGTAGCCACAGTAGCCAGAGCCACAGCCATATCCACACCCACAGCAGGAGAGTCTTCCACAGCCCCATCCTGAGCCATAGCCACAGCCACAGCCTGAGCCATAGCCACAGCCACAGCCTGAGCCATAGCCACAGCCACAGCCAGTTCCATAACCACAGCCAGAATAGGGGCCACATCCACAGCCATAGCCGCATCCGTAGCCATAGCCACAGGAGTTCCCGTAGTTGCAACACATGTTGTCAGGAGAGGAGATTTCAGGTGGGTTGCACGCAGATGTGTGGTCAACTGTGGTCTTCTACTTCCTTTGGACCTTTATATACTGCCAGTAATTGGCAAGAGCATACCATTCATCCCCTGACTTACCCAACAAATATGTAAGCAACTGTGTTGTGCCTGTCAATGTCAACAATCGATAATGTCTTGGGAAAATGAGCTCATTCTTTCGGAGACTCCCGTTGTGTTTAAAGAACAGCTTTTAATTCACTCTGCTAAAGAATGTCTCAGTACAATCATGTGCTCTACATACGATTGATACCCGACTTCACAAGCTCCTCTCTTGTTCTATACGCAATATCACAAGCTTGGGGGAATTTCGGATAATTTCTGTCCCTCTTGGGCTCTCATCTTACCTACAATATCTACTTCGGcccaaacagaagaaaataactcCCATCTCCTTTCTGGAATCATTGACCGGCTTCTCGCACCCAGATACCTACTGCAGAAACCCACTGGCTCCTTGTGGTACAAACCAGGGGTGATGCCGGTCTCAGGACGTAGAACAGCCCCCAACAACACTGAAACATCTGACTTAAagaaatgtcagtagtgctgagatTAGAAACCTTGGTTTGTAGCTTCATATTGATAAtcagcttctctctttcctggtgtctaattccaaatatttcctttcctcccaaCGAAACCAAGCATCCAAACTTGCCATCACCAGACACTCACACCAAAAAGAAGattgagaaggagaaaaaggaaggtaCAGTATGTTCTTTTGTCTGTGTGATGTTTTTGCTTATCTTGGTTGCCTCGATTTTACCTAAGTCACCATTTTCTGAAACAGGCAAAatccaaaattcaaattattttttactgtgaCAACTATGACCTCCAAGTTGGAAGGGAGTCCCAACTCACGAAGATCATTCCTTCTACTCCACATTTCAAATTCCCACAACAGTGAAATGAGTGCCATCCAGGCCTTTATTGTAAGCCTTCAACAGGGATATTCATAAGTCTACTGAATTCCTTCTCTGAGAacttccattttcaaaatttttccgTTCATTGAGAGGATTCTGACTACTTTTTCTATACTTGGACCCTGGTCTATCTGATATCTCTGCTGTGTTTCACCCTTCCAAGAAGCTTAAAGGAAAACACATCCCACTACACTtgttcttcaactttattttctctacttttctgtcATTCCTGAAAATCAAAACTCTAAATTCTAATACACAAGTTCTCTAGAACAGACACATTGCTTTTCAAGCACCCACTTTCTGGTCCCAGTACTTCTAACTATTGGAAAATTTTTCTGTCTGGATTGCATAATATCTATGACCTTTCCATTCAGACCTCTGGATAATGATCCATGgtggcagggggaaaaaaataaaaaacctctgATTCCGTGCATCCCTGAATCACCACTTACTTCTAAGTAGAGTACCCAGTCCGTAATTTGAACTCAATCAATATTTCCTCAATAAAACCAGATGCATTTAAACAAAAGCGTGTTCTAACTTTGTTATGCCACTTAGAAACTCTAAGATATTTGGATACATTATCCCTATGTTCTCATTTCATTCGAACGGAAACTCTGAAAGGTTTCTTGACAAAGAGAGTCACAAACTTCCCATTTTGAAGATATGTGTTAGTTTATGAAGCTATTTTTCCAGATGTTTCAATTATCTTATAAGCTAATACAGGATTGGCCCTTTACTGGATATAAAAATTACGGTCATGATGCTCAATGGATgatattctctcctctttcagaacGCCTTCAAGGACAAGGATCATAATAAAACAATGAGGAGATTTTCAACAAACTGTAATTACTAGAATTCCATTCCCCTCTTTGTGGAATNNNNNNNNNNNNNNNNNNNNNNNNNNNNNNNNNNNNNNNNNNNNNNNNNNNNNNNNNNNNNNNNNNNNNNNNNNNNNNNNNNNNNNNNNNNNNNNNNNNNNNNNNNNNNNNNNNNNNNNNNNNNNNNNNNNNNNNNNNNNNNNNNNNNNNNNNNNNNNNNNNNNNNNNNNNNNNNNNNNNNNNNNNNNNNNNNNNNNNNNNNNNNNNNNNNNNNNNNNNNNNNNNNNNNNNNNNNNNNNNNNNNNNNNNNNNNNNNNNNNNNNNNNNNNNNNNNNNNNNNNNNNNNNNNNNNNNNNNNNNNNNNNNNNNNNNNNNNNNNNNNNNNNNNNNNNNNNNNNNNNNNNNNNNNNNNNNNNNNNNNNNNNNNNNNNNNNNNNNNNNNNNNNNNNNNNNNNNNNNNNNNNNNNNNNNNNNNNNNNNNNNNNNNNNNNNNNNNNNNNNNNNNNNNNNNNNNNNNNNNNNNNNNNNNNNNNNNNNNNNNNNNNNNNNNNNNNNNNNNNNNNNNNNNNNNNNNNNNNNNNNNNNNNNNNNNNNNNNNNNNNNNNNNNNNNNNNNNNNNNNNNNNNNNNNNNNNNNNNNNNNNNNNNNNNNNNNNNNNNNNNNNNNNNNNNNNNNNNNNNNNNNNNNNNNNNNNNNNNNNNNNNNNNNNNNNNNNNNNNNNNNNNNNNNNNNNNNNNNNNNNNNNNNNNNNNNNNNNNNNNNNNNNNNNNNNNNNNNNNNNNNNNNNNNNNNNNNNNNNNNNNNNNNNNNNNNNNNNNNNNNNNNNNNNNNNNNNNNNNNNNNNNNNNNNNNNNNNNNNNNNNNNNNNNNNNNNNNNNNNNNNNNNNNNNNNNNNNNNNNNNNNNNNNNNNNNNNNNNNNNNNNNNNNNNNNNNNNNNNNNNNNNNNNNNNNNNNNNNNNNNNNNNNNNNNNNNNNNNNNNNNNNNNNNNNNNNNNNNNNNNNNNNNNNNNNNNNNNNNNNNNNNNNNNNNNNNNNNNNNNNNNNNNNNNNNNNNNNNNNNNNNNNNNNNNNNNNNNNNNNNNNNNNNNNNNNNNNNNNNNNNNNNNNNNNNNNNNNNNNNNNNNNNNNNNNNNNNNNNNNNNNNNNNNNNNNNNNNNNNNNNNNNNNNNNNNNNNNNNNNNNNNNNNNNNNNNNNNNNNNNNNNNNNNNNNNNNNNNNNNNNNNNNNNNNNNNNNNNNNNNNNNNNNNNNNNNNNNNNNNNNNNNNNNNNNNNNNNNNNNNNNNNNNNNNNNNNNNNNNNNNNNNNNNNNNNNNNNNNNNNNNNNNNNNNNNNNNNNNNNNNNNNNNNNNNNNNNNNNNNNNNNNNNNNNNNNNNNNNNNNNNNNNNNNNNNNNNNNNNNNNNNNNNNNNNNNNNNNNNNNNNNNNNNNNNNNNNNNNNNNNNNNNNNNNNNNNNNNNNNNNNNNNNNNNNNNNNNNNNNNNNNNNNNNNNNNNNNNNNNNNNNNNNNNNNNNNNNNNNNNNNNNNNNNNNNNNNNNNNNNNNNNNNNNNNNNNNNNNNNNNNNNNNNNNNNNNNNNNNNNNNNNNNNNNNNNNNNNNNNNNNNNNNNNNNNNNNNNNNNNNNNNNNNNNNNNNNNNNNNNNNNNNNNNNNNNNNNNNNNNNNNNNNNNNNNNNNNNNNNNNNNNNNNNNNNNNNNNNNNNNNNNNNNNNNNNNNNNNNNNNNNNNNNNNNNNNNNNNNNNNNNNNNNNNNNNNNNNNNNNNNNNNNNNNNNNNNNNNNNNNNNNNNNNNNNNNNNNNNNNNNNNNNNNNNNNNNNNNNNNNNNNNNNNNNNNNNNNNNNNNNNNNNNNNNNNNNNNNNNNNNNNNNNNNNNNNNNNNNNNNNNNNNNNNNNNNNNNNNNNNNNNNNNNNNNNNNNNNNNNNNNNNNNNNNNNNNNNNNNNNNNNNNNNNNNNNNNNNNNNNNNNNNNNNNNNNNNNNNNNNNNNNNNNNNNNNNNNNNNNNNNNNNNNNNNNNNNNNNNNNNNNNNNNNNNNNNNNNNNNNNNNNNNNNNNNNNNNNNNNNNNNNNNNNNNNNNNNNNNNNNNNNNNNNNNNNNNNNNNNNNNNNNNNNNNNNNNNNNNNNNNNNNNNNNNNNNNNNNNNNNNNNNNNNNNNNNNNNNNNNNNNNNNNNNNNNNNNNNNNNNNNNNNNNNNNNNNNNNNNNNNNNNNNNNNNNNNNNNNNNNNNNNNNNNNNNNNNNNNNNNNNNNNNNNNNNNNNNNNNNNNNNNNNNNNNNNNNNNNNNNNNNNNNNNNNNNNNNNNNNNNNNNNNNNNNNNNNNNNNNNNNNNNNNNNNNNNNNNNNNNNNNNNNNNNNNNNNNNNNNNNNNNNNNNNNNNNNNNNNNNNNNNNNNNNNNNNNNNNNNNNNNNNNNNNNNNNNNNNNNNNNNNNNNNNNNNNNNNNNNNNNNNNNNNNNNNNNNNNNNNNNNNNNNNNNNNNNNNNNNNNNNNNNNNNNNNNNNNNNNNNNNNNNNNNNNNNNNNNNNNNNNNNNNNNNNNNNNNNNNNNNNNNNNNNNNNNNNNNNNNNNNNNNNNNNNNNNNNNNNNNNNNNNNNNNNNNNNNNNNNNNNNNNNNNNNNNNNNNNNNNNNNNNNNNNNNNNNNNNNNNNNNNNNNNNNNNNNNNNNNNNNNNNNNNNNNNNNNNNNNNNNNNNNNNNNNNNNNNNNNNNNNNNNNNNNNNNNNNNNNNNNNNNNNNNNNNNNNNNNNNNNNNNNNNNNNNNNNNNNNNNNNNNNNNNNNNNNNNNNNNNNNNNNNNNNNNNNNNNNNNNNNNNNNNNNNNNNNNNNNNNNNNNNNNNNNNNNNNNNNNNNNNNNNNNNNNNNNNNNNNNNNNNNNNNNNNNNNNNNNNNNNNNNNNNNNNNNNNNNNNNNNNNNNNNNNNNNNNNNNNNNNNNNNNNNNNNNNNNNNNNNNNNNNNNNNNNNNNNNNNNNNNNNNNNNNNNNNNNNNNNNNNNNNNNNNNNNNNNNNNNNNNNNNNNNNNNNNNNNNNNNNNNNNNNNNNNNNNNNNNNNNNNNNNNNNNNNNNNNNNNNNNNNNNNNNNNNNNNNNNNNNNNNNNNNNNNNNNNNNNNNNNNNNNNNNNNNNNNNNNNNNNNNNNNNNNNNNNNNNNNNNNNNNNNNNNNNNNNNNNNNNNNNNNNNNNNNNNNNNNNNNNNNNNNNNNNNNNNNNNNNNNNNNNNNNNNNNNNNNNNNNNNNNNNNNNNNNNNNNNNNNNNNNNNNNNNNNNNNNNNNNNNNNNNNNNNNNNNNNNNNNNNNNNNNNNNNNNNNNNNNNNNNNNNNNNNNNNNNNNNNNNNNNNNNNNNNNNNNNNNNNNNNNNNNNNNNNNNNNNNNNNNNNNNNNNNNNNNNNNNNNNNNNNNNNNNNNNNNNNNNNNNNNNNNNNNNNNNNNNNNNNNNNNNNNNNNNNNNNNNNNNNNNNNNNNNNNNNNNNNNNNNNNNNNNNNNNNNNNNNNNNNNNNNNNNNNNNNNNNNNNNNNNNNNNNNNNNNNNNNNNNNNNNNNNNNNNNNNNNNNNNNNNNNNNNNNNNNNNNNNNNNNNNNNNNNNNNNNNNNNNNNNNNNNNNNNNNNNNNNNNNNNNNNNNNNNNNNNNNNNNNNNNNNNNNNNNNNNNNNNNNNNNNNNNNNNNNNNNNNNNNNNNNNNNNNNNNNNNNNNNNNNNNNNNNNNNNNNNNNNNNNNNNNNNNNNNNNNNNNNNNNNNNNNNNNNNNNNNNNNNNNNNNNNNNNNNNNNNNNNNNNNNNNNNNNNNNNNNNNNNNNNNNNNNNNNNNNNNNNNNNNNNNNNNNNN is a window of Zalophus californianus isolate mZalCal1 chromosome 1, mZalCal1.pri.v2, whole genome shotgun sequence DNA encoding:
- the LOC118357137 gene encoding keratin-associated protein 21-1-like is translated as MCCNYGNSCGYGYGCGYGCGCGPYSGCGYGTGCGCGYGSGCGCGYGSGCGCGYGSGWGCGRLSCCGCGYGCGSGYCGYRPFCYRRCYSSCC